The Pirellulales bacterium sequence GCTGACGAGTGTGAGCCAGCTATCCCGTTCTTTCTCAGACGTGATCGAACCGGCGGCACGCGTCGCTACGACCAACAGGGCAGCACACTCCAAGAGAGTGACCATTCCGATCGACGTCCCGACTAATTGGCTCGGAATTCCGTTGCGTAGCTGCCGGGTCGTGATTTCGTCCCAGAAAATCAGGAACGCGGGCACAGTCGCCCCCGCGAACAACAGTAAGACGGCAACCCGACCGAGCATTCCCAGGTGCAGCGCGGCGCTGCCGGCGAACAATTCCTTCCACAGCATGGGCCACTGGCCCAGTCGCGGGCGCCAGCGTGGAAAAGTACCGCGCACCCGCTTTCCTTCGCTCACGCCCATCGATTTGCGGTACACGCGCCGCACGGAAAGCGTTGCCCAAGCGAGCGACAACACGGTAAAGAGTGGATAGACCACGAGCAGCGGGCCGACGATCGCACGATATGTCTGACCGCTATTGCTGGTGAACATCAAGAGCGACCCGATCACGTAGAACGGGTTCACTAGCGTCACGGCGCCGATGCCGGCCAACGTCTTTGAGGCCCAGGGCCACATTAACGGCGTGTTGCTCAATACCCACGCCAGCGGCGGCAATGCCAGGAATACCAAAAGATACAGGTAAGTGCGGATCACGGCGTCGCGGCTGCGCTTCGACCATACGCTGGTCGCGATCGACAGCGCCGATATCGCCACGAGCGTAGCGACCGTGACGAGAAAGACCATGAACAGCAGCATCGGTTCGACGCCGCCGAGCATCAGTACTATGGCCAGGATGGGGAGCCCCACGAGGAGCGTTATCGTGACGTGCAGCGTTCGGCCCAGGAACTTCGAGAAGATAATCTCGCTGCCTGAAAGGGTGCTGGCGAACAGGTATTCGATCGTGCGCCGCTCGCGTTCCTGAGCGATCGAACCGGCGATCATGGCCGGAGTCAGAAATAGGACCGCGATCAGTTGTGCGAAGGCGAACGTGATGAAAAACGTCCGCGAAAAATCGGCGACCGCGCGAATGCTTACCGTGGCCTGCGGTGTCGAACGCCGTTGCAGCGGAGAATCAGCATAGTTGATCCATAACAGCCCGAGCAGCACCGCCGCATAAACGATACGGATAATGAAATACCGAGCGCGCCGCGCACCGGTGACCATCTCTAATGAAACGATGGGGCCGAAAAACATCGTTTGGTCGGTTACTGCCTCGTGGATTCGCGGGAAGCGTCTCTGATTCCGGGCGAGCGTTCGGCAGTCGCGGTGAAAATGCCGCCGATCGCATGCGACAAGCAGTCGTCAGCTTACACCCCAGCAAACGGCGAAGAAAGTACGCTCAGGGATAGACAGTGTAAAACGTCCGCGCGTCTTTAAATGTGCCAGACGCACTTCGGACGCAAAACATGAACGCACTAAGAACGGCGGCGCACGATCGGCTGCCTGTGCCTGGGGGAATCGAACCCGGGCACGCCTAGTAAACGGCTTCGCCGCGCAACATCACGGTTGGCGTGGGGGCGTACGAGGGCGTTCCGCTCTGATAAGAGATCAAGCGATCGAAGACATAGCCGGCTTCGAAGCGGTGATAGACGCCGGAGACCGTTTTGCGTTCCAGCCCCAGGATAAATCTCAGGTCGCGATAGGTCGCGATGTCGTTGGCGCCCCACGCCCGCTCGATGGCGTAGCTATTGCCGCCGAATTCGCCGGCAGTGTAGGCCCACCAATCGGCGTTGACGCTATCGGTCAGCCGACGGGCGAGTTTCGGCTTCGGGAAAATGATCTCGTGGCGCCAATCCGGAGTCGGTGTCCAAATTAAACCGCCGATCGGCAACACCGGCACGTCGGTGCGTCCGGTAGCCATCGCACCCCCCGCGATTTGCAGCGTGGGCGAGTACGTATAAAGCGCCGCCGCGCGGCCTACCCAGCGATATGCCTGATGCGACATGTTCTGGAAATCGCTGAGGATCGTCGGCGCGAACGCCAGATCGACTCCCCATTGCGGCGTGGGCTGCCGTAGGATTCGAAACTCCAGCGACACGTCGTACAACTGCGGCGGCAGATCGGTCTGAACCGGACCTTGCAGAATGTTGGCCTGAAAATAGGGCGTGATAAAAATCGGCTTGTCGCGCGTGAAGAGTGGTAGCGCGAAGACGGTCTGCAGCAGGATGCTCTGTATGCCCATCCCTGTTTCGCGTGACCCTTGCAGCAGGAAGGTCTTGCGAAAGGTGGTGAATTGCAGCACGCCGTTCTTGAAGCCCGGCGGCAACGCGGGGGCGTCTTCCTTCAAAATCTGCTCGTCGAGCGGGTCGTAAGCCCGGCCCGGATCGCGCGGACTGCTAAAGAAGCTCGAGTCGTCGGCGCTAGGAGGTAACAGCGCCACGCTTTCGGGTTGCCGCGTCGAGAGTACCGAACCGGGCGGAATCACCGGCGGCAAACGATTGAAGGGAGACTGTTCTTCCGACGGCGGCAAACGCGTGATGCTTTCCAGCACGTCATCGCCAGAAACTAGCGGCGGAAGCACGCTGTCAGCACAGGCTCCCGCCGCGAGCGCGACGCAGATCAACAACGGCGCGCAGCACGATCGCCAGCGCTGCAGGCGATTCGCGCATCGCAGAGAGCCTGCCATCGTTGATGATTCCGCGATATCGATCCGTGTAACCGTATTGAGTGCTTATCGGTCCCAGCGGCCTGGCGCCGGCACCAAATGGTTGAAGTTGAAATTCCCGCCATCGCCTGAACCGCCTGTTTTCACAGCTTGTCGCTGGCCTATCCGTGATTGCGGTATGCCAGCAGCGCAAGCTCAGCTTAGTGAAGATGCAAACCGCGAATGCCCCTGGTTGACGTTCTGAATGCCCTGCCTCGACGAAACGTGCGCAGCCGTTGGCCGCGCCGACTAGAAGCTGAACCCGCCACGGACCATCACAGTGCCGTGCGGGTAAGTGGTGGGTGTAATACCGCTTTGATACATCAAGCGGCGGTTGAAGACGTAACCGACTTCGAAGTTCATCCGCCGTGCCGCGGCGCCGATCAGTTCAGTTCCAATGCTCAATCGCAAATCGTTGTAGTCGACCAGATCGCCGCTGAAGCCGGGTTGATTGCGGCGAATTGTCCACGTGTTTCCGCCGTATTCCCCTTCGACGTAGCCCCACAGGTTCCCATTACGGATCGTCGCGATGCGATGCGATAGCTTCGGCCGCGGGAAGAGCAACTCGAACCGCGAATCCGGGTCGGGAGTCCAGATGACGCCACCGGCCGGCAGGATGCGCACCGAAAGACGATCGAGATACACCACGCCCGCCACGAAGGTCACCTGCGGGTTCACCGCGTACAGACCCAAGGCACGAAACGGAGTGCGCAAGCTCTGGTAGCTGACGAAATTGAAGTCCGTGTACATGCCCACGCGGACGGCCAGGTCGGCGCTGAGCCGTGGGGTAACCTGCGGCTTCCACGTCGTATCCAAGTAGGCGTCGTACGTCTCGGGGGGCATTTCTGGGCCTGGGTTAACCCCGAAGCCGCTGGTATCCGGACCGTTCCAAAA is a genomic window containing:
- a CDS encoding DUF6268 family outer membrane beta-barrel protein, with amino-acid sequence MAGSLRCANRLQRWRSCCAPLLICVALAAGACADSVLPPLVSGDDVLESITRLPPSEEQSPFNRLPPVIPPGSVLSTRQPESVALLPPSADDSSFFSSPRDPGRAYDPLDEQILKEDAPALPPGFKNGVLQFTTFRKTFLLQGSRETGMGIQSILLQTVFALPLFTRDKPIFITPYFQANILQGPVQTDLPPQLYDVSLEFRILRQPTPQWGVDLAFAPTILSDFQNMSHQAYRWVGRAAALYTYSPTLQIAGGAMATGRTDVPVLPIGGLIWTPTPDWRHEIIFPKPKLARRLTDSVNADWWAYTAGEFGGNSYAIERAWGANDIATYRDLRFILGLERKTVSGVYHRFEAGYVFDRLISYQSGTPSYAPTPTVMLRGEAVY
- a CDS encoding ABC transporter permease; translation: MFFGPIVSLEMVTGARRARYFIIRIVYAAVLLGLLWINYADSPLQRRSTPQATVSIRAVADFSRTFFITFAFAQLIAVLFLTPAMIAGSIAQERERRTIEYLFASTLSGSEIIFSKFLGRTLHVTITLLVGLPILAIVLMLGGVEPMLLFMVFLVTVATLVAISALSIATSVWSKRSRDAVIRTYLYLLVFLALPPLAWVLSNTPLMWPWASKTLAGIGAVTLVNPFYVIGSLLMFTSNSGQTYRAIVGPLLVVYPLFTVLSLAWATLSVRRVYRKSMGVSEGKRVRGTFPRWRPRLGQWPMLWKELFAGSAALHLGMLGRVAVLLLFAGATVPAFLIFWDEITTRQLRNGIPSQLVGTSIGMVTLLECAALLVVATRAAGSITSEKERDSWLTLVSTTLTPSEIIWAKTAGSIYAARWFVLPIGIWWLLVVILTPSYLGALPFLLAPFFVIAWALAALGVWFSSWCTTSIRAMGGTVALGVFLGGGYLLCCMPVYIVGRGDEALLGFSACIPFLLGCPSILWLAFMERHYLGSEAMNIALALFIGVGGYLILGFAMMQANIRNFDVRVGRPIEAWTLPPPIPSMGPSPSPPPAGNDGASAL